GTGCTCAGCGCTCTGGTGGGTCGCTGGGGCTGAGCGACGAACCGGCGAGGGACGAGCCGGGAGGAGATCAGCGGGAGAGCTGGGGCTGAGCGACGAACTGGTGAGGGACGAGCCGCTCAGGTGACCGCGAGCGCGAGCGCGGTCCCGGCCACCATCGCCGGGCCGAAGGGCACCTCGCCGCGACGGTCCCGGCGGACCACCATCACCAGCAGCGCGATCACGGCGTTGAGCACGAAAGCGGCGAGCACGCCCAGTATCACGGACTGCCACCCGGCCCAGCCGAGCGCGAGTCCCAGCAGGCCCGAGAACTTCACGTCCCCCATCCCGAGCCCGGCGGGGGAGATCAGGGCCAGGACCAGGTACACGACCATCACGACCATCCCGGCCAGCAGTGCCCGGCCCAGCAGCGCCCAGTCCGGGCCGAGCAGCGCCGCCGGCAGCAGGGAGATGAGCAGCGACGGGTAGGCGAGGGCGAGCAGTCGGTTCGGCAGCCGGTGCTCGGCGAGGTCGACCACCACCAGCAGCGCGCATGCCACGGCGAGCACCACGGCCGGCAGCACCAGCAGCCAGCTGGGAGCGAGCACGCCCGCCCCGGCGCCCAGCAGCGCGGCCAGGGGAACGTGCACATGGTGGCGGTAGAGCCCGGAGGGCTGCTCGGTCACCGCACGCAGGCGCCCCGTCAGCAGCACGGCGGCGAGTCCGGCCAGGAGCCCCGCCAGCAGGGCGGCCGCGATCCCCGGAGCCTCCTGCGCCAGGGCCGCCATCTCAGAGCACCCCGCCGGAGACCAGATCGATCGCCAGCGGGCCCATGATCACGATGAACAGCACCGGCAGGATGAACAGCATCAGTGGGAAGATCACCTTCACCGGCACCTGCATCGCCTTGTGCTCGGCCCGTTGGCGGCGCTTCAGGCGCATCTCGTCGGCCTGGGTGTGCAGCACGCCCGCGATGCCC
The window above is part of the Brachybacterium vulturis genome. Proteins encoded here:
- a CDS encoding prepilin peptidase yields the protein MAALAQEAPGIAAALLAGLLAGLAAVLLTGRLRAVTEQPSGLYRHHVHVPLAALLGAGAGVLAPSWLLVLPAVVLAVACALLVVVDLAEHRLPNRLLALAYPSLLISLLPAALLGPDWALLGRALLAGMVVMVVYLVLALISPAGLGMGDVKFSGLLGLALGWAGWQSVILGVLAAFVLNAVIALLVMVVRRDRRGEVPFGPAMVAGTALALAVT